In Arsenicicoccus dermatophilus, a genomic segment contains:
- a CDS encoding CobW family GTP-binding protein — translation MTRTRTPVVVLSGRLGSGKTTLLNHLLRAGAGRIGVIINDFGAINVDALFVAGHVDAARSIAGGCLCCLSDTSELDRALRGLGALDLDAIVVEASGLAEPRELARLVISSSVRGVRFGGVVEVIDTAAWAEEGRYDEPPVALDHLRVASLGVVHKTDRVAPDQVDRLEELLARLAPPLPLVRAEHGQVDPELLYDKGARGLRAGQLSFAEVLADVHDPHRSHSHATAIAVDDPRPVDPGRLLAWLEARPTGVCRVKGTTWIDAPGHRGRWVVQAVGGWVAFERGPWPRGQEPGTRLVAIGTDVDAAAVEREVRALLDDEGERGETDVLPLLRYLRA, via the coding sequence GTGACCCGCACCCGCACCCCCGTCGTCGTCCTGTCCGGACGCCTCGGCAGCGGCAAGACCACCCTGCTCAACCACCTCCTGCGTGCCGGCGCCGGTCGGATCGGCGTGATCATCAACGACTTCGGTGCGATCAACGTCGACGCGCTGTTCGTGGCCGGGCACGTCGACGCGGCCCGCTCCATCGCGGGCGGCTGCCTGTGCTGCCTGTCGGACACCAGCGAGCTCGACCGGGCGCTGCGCGGTCTGGGCGCGCTCGACCTGGACGCGATCGTGGTCGAGGCGAGCGGGCTGGCCGAGCCGCGCGAGCTCGCCCGCCTGGTCATCAGCAGCAGCGTGCGCGGCGTGCGGTTCGGTGGCGTCGTCGAGGTGATCGACACGGCGGCCTGGGCCGAGGAGGGCCGGTACGACGAACCGCCCGTGGCTCTCGACCACCTGCGGGTGGCGTCGCTGGGCGTCGTCCACAAGACCGACCGGGTCGCCCCCGACCAGGTGGACCGGCTCGAGGAGCTCCTCGCCCGGCTGGCGCCACCGCTTCCCCTCGTCCGGGCCGAGCACGGACAGGTGGACCCGGAGCTGTTGTACGACAAGGGCGCTCGCGGCCTGCGGGCTGGGCAGCTGAGCTTCGCGGAGGTCCTCGCGGACGTCCACGACCCGCACCGCTCGCACTCGCACGCGACCGCGATCGCCGTCGACGACCCGCGCCCGGTGGACCCGGGCCGGCTCCTGGCGTGGCTGGAGGCGCGACCGACCGGGGTCTGCCGTGTCAAGGGCACCACGTGGATCGACGCCCCGGGCCACCGCGGGCGCTGGGTCGTGCAGGCCGTGGGCGGCTGGGTGGCCTTCGAGCGGGGCCCGTGGCCCCGGGGGCAGGAGCCCGGCACCCGGCTGGTCGCCATCGGCACGGACGTGGACGCGGCGGCCGTCGAGCGGGAGGTGCGCGCGCTGCTCGACGACGAGGGGGAGCGGGGCGAGACGGACGTCCTGCCGCTGCTGCGCTACCTGCGCGCCTGA
- a CDS encoding substrate-binding domain-containing protein, whose protein sequence is MRARRTITMAAGLSVLALSACGTVNNTSAPAGGGSTGASAAGSAAGGAPGAAGGGAAVAQGAYVNVVKLTGIAWFDRMKTGVEEFGKESGKSATQTGPATNSPELQVGIIQGLIAKKPSVLAIIPSDPGSLDAVIKQATGAGVKVITQEAPELSSPDADIEAFENAKYGQAIMKGLGGCMKGQGQYVQFVGSLTAATHMEWSKAALEEQKKSFSGMSRIGTEVESNNNADVAYQKTKQLLQANPKLTGFAGASSEDVIGIARAIREAGLQNDTCVYGTGVPSQSKQYLTDGSIDEIYFWDPSAAGKAMLKAGQLLVDGKKIATGTDLGVEGYTKLTQSPTNPKMFTADAMLTATKDTVDKFPF, encoded by the coding sequence ATGCGCGCTCGTCGCACGATCACCATGGCGGCCGGGCTGAGCGTCCTCGCCCTCAGCGCCTGCGGCACGGTCAACAACACCTCGGCCCCCGCAGGAGGGGGCTCGACCGGCGCGTCCGCGGCCGGCAGCGCTGCCGGGGGCGCGCCGGGCGCCGCGGGCGGTGGCGCCGCCGTCGCCCAGGGCGCCTACGTCAACGTCGTCAAGCTCACCGGCATCGCGTGGTTCGACCGGATGAAGACCGGCGTCGAGGAGTTCGGCAAGGAGTCCGGCAAGTCCGCGACCCAGACCGGACCCGCGACCAACAGCCCCGAGCTGCAGGTCGGCATCATCCAGGGCCTGATCGCCAAGAAGCCGTCCGTGCTCGCGATCATCCCCTCCGACCCCGGCTCGCTGGACGCGGTCATCAAGCAGGCGACCGGCGCGGGCGTCAAGGTGATCACCCAGGAGGCCCCGGAGCTCTCGAGCCCCGACGCCGACATCGAGGCCTTCGAGAACGCGAAGTACGGCCAGGCGATCATGAAGGGCCTCGGCGGCTGCATGAAGGGCCAGGGGCAGTACGTCCAGTTCGTCGGCTCGCTCACCGCGGCGACCCACATGGAGTGGTCCAAGGCCGCCCTGGAGGAGCAGAAGAAGTCCTTCTCCGGCATGAGCCGCATCGGCACCGAGGTCGAGTCCAACAACAACGCGGACGTGGCCTACCAGAAGACCAAGCAGCTGCTGCAGGCCAACCCCAAGCTCACAGGCTTCGCGGGCGCCAGCTCCGAGGACGTCATCGGCATCGCGCGGGCCATCCGGGAGGCCGGCCTGCAGAACGACACCTGCGTCTACGGCACGGGCGTCCCGTCCCAGTCCAAGCAGTACCTCACGGACGGGTCGATCGACGAGATCTACTTCTGGGACCCCTCGGCCGCCGGCAAGGCCATGCTCAAGGCGGGCCAGCTGCTCGTCGACGGCAAGAAGATCGCGACGGGGACCGACCTGGGCGTGGAGGGCTACACCAAGCTCACCCAGTCGCCCACCAACCCCAAGATGTTCACGGCCGACGCGATGCTGACGGCGACCAAGGACACCGTCGACAAGTTCCCCTTCTGA
- a CDS encoding FGGY-family carbohydrate kinase: MTARTPVTLGIDIGTGSAKGVLATADGEILADARVDLAMRLPRPGWAEMDAVDDWWGSVVTIARRLTDRLAELGRHELVAMCVSGLGPALVACTDDLTPAHPGILYGIDARAEVEIQEQTAQLGADAVLARCGKHLSSQAVGPKLAWLRRHVPAYDPAMRWYSAHSYVVAHLTGRWVLDHHTASQCDPLYDVARQDWARDWAEQVLPGTPLPELLWPGEEAGRVTAAAAATTGLPEGLPVMAGTVDAWAEAFSVGVRRPGDLMLMYGSTMFLVQVLPAPTVDARLWTTSGVVPGSHTLAAGMSTSGSLTTWLRTLMGDPSFEDLVDEARAVPAGSDGLVLLPYLAGERSPHYDPDARGVISGLTLRHTRGHLFRAGYEGIGYGIRQVVDVLSEVAGPPARVVAVGGGTQGGLWTQVVSDICGIEQQVPRVTVGASYGDALLAATGVGLVPVGTSWAQVDRVVCPDPAVRATYDRLYDVYRELYPATRDLVHTLARLQGDAAAG, encoded by the coding sequence ATGACCGCCCGCACCCCGGTCACCCTGGGCATCGACATCGGGACCGGCAGCGCCAAGGGCGTGCTGGCGACCGCCGACGGTGAGATCCTCGCGGACGCGCGCGTCGACCTGGCGATGCGGCTGCCGCGGCCCGGCTGGGCCGAGATGGACGCCGTCGACGACTGGTGGGGGAGCGTGGTCACCATCGCCCGCCGGCTCACCGACCGGCTCGCCGAGCTGGGCCGGCACGAGCTCGTCGCGATGTGCGTGTCCGGTCTCGGTCCGGCGCTCGTCGCCTGCACCGACGACCTGACCCCGGCGCACCCGGGGATCCTCTACGGCATCGACGCCCGCGCCGAGGTCGAGATCCAGGAGCAGACCGCCCAGCTCGGCGCCGACGCTGTCCTCGCCCGCTGCGGCAAGCACCTGTCCAGCCAGGCCGTGGGACCCAAGCTCGCCTGGTTGCGTCGCCACGTCCCGGCCTATGACCCGGCCATGCGGTGGTACTCCGCCCACAGCTACGTCGTCGCCCACCTCACCGGTCGCTGGGTCCTCGACCACCACACCGCCAGCCAGTGCGATCCCCTGTACGACGTCGCGCGGCAGGACTGGGCGCGGGACTGGGCCGAGCAGGTGCTGCCCGGGACGCCGCTGCCCGAGCTGCTGTGGCCGGGCGAGGAGGCCGGGCGGGTCACCGCCGCAGCCGCCGCGACGACCGGCCTGCCCGAGGGCCTGCCCGTCATGGCGGGCACGGTCGACGCGTGGGCGGAGGCCTTCAGCGTGGGCGTGCGACGGCCGGGCGACCTGATGCTCATGTACGGCTCCACGATGTTCCTCGTGCAGGTGCTGCCCGCCCCGACCGTCGACGCCCGCCTGTGGACCACCTCCGGGGTCGTGCCCGGGTCGCACACCCTCGCGGCCGGCATGTCCACGTCGGGGAGCCTGACCACCTGGCTGCGCACGCTCATGGGTGACCCCTCCTTCGAGGACCTCGTGGACGAGGCCCGCGCCGTGCCCGCCGGCAGCGACGGGCTGGTGCTGCTGCCCTATCTCGCGGGCGAGCGCAGCCCGCACTACGACCCCGACGCGCGCGGGGTGATCAGCGGCCTGACCCTGCGGCACACCCGCGGCCATCTCTTCCGGGCGGGCTACGAGGGGATCGGTTACGGCATACGGCAGGTCGTGGACGTGCTCTCCGAGGTCGCCGGGCCACCGGCCCGGGTCGTCGCCGTCGGCGGCGGCACCCAGGGCGGGCTGTGGACCCAGGTCGTGAGCGACATCTGCGGGATCGAGCAGCAGGTGCCTCGGGTGACCGTGGGGGCGAGCTACGGCGACGCGCTGCTGGCCGCCACCGGGGTGGGGCTGGTGCCCGTCGGCACCTCCTGGGCCCAGGTCGACCGGGTCGTCTGCCCCGATCCCGCGGTGCGGGCGACCTACGACCGGCTGTACGACGTCTACCGCGAGCTCTACCCGGCCACGCGGGACCTGGTGCACACCCTCGCCCGCCTGCAGGGGGACGCCGCGGCCGGGTGA
- a CDS encoding endonuclease/exonuclease/phosphatase family protein, whose translation MDSLPPRPAPRRPVSRRALLTGAGALTLTTAASPAEAATPAVTLPLIGPATGPDVHVMTCNVRYDKAGTRRTSPDYWPRRVPALQDLLRAEQPDLLGTQEALDHQLPAIRDALPDTYRMLGNGTEGEYSAMFYDAARFTVGEWRQRWISDTPDVPSPTYGNTLPRIIVWATLTDTATGRDLLWLNTHLDNVSDESRRRGAEMMLQVVAEHPGLPVVVTGDVNSAAGDSVAWTTLVTEGGLTDAWSAAQRRLTPAYGTFTDYRAPRVGGERIDWILVDGATVLAAAVNTWTRTGQAPSDHAPVQALIRVP comes from the coding sequence ATGGACTCCCTGCCCCCACGCCCGGCGCCCCGCCGCCCCGTCTCCCGTCGCGCCCTGCTCACCGGCGCCGGTGCGCTCACCCTCACCACTGCCGCCTCCCCCGCCGAGGCGGCGACGCCCGCGGTCACGCTCCCGCTGATCGGCCCCGCCACCGGGCCCGACGTCCACGTCATGACCTGCAACGTGCGCTACGACAAGGCCGGCACCCGGCGCACCAGCCCGGACTACTGGCCCCGTCGCGTCCCGGCGCTGCAGGACCTGCTGCGCGCCGAGCAACCCGACCTGCTGGGGACCCAGGAGGCGCTGGACCACCAGCTGCCCGCGATCCGGGACGCGCTGCCCGACACCTACCGGATGCTGGGGAACGGCACCGAGGGCGAGTACTCCGCGATGTTCTACGACGCGGCGCGCTTCACGGTCGGCGAGTGGCGGCAGCGTTGGATCAGCGACACCCCCGACGTCCCGTCGCCGACATACGGCAACACCCTGCCGCGCATCATCGTCTGGGCCACCCTGACGGACACCGCGACCGGCCGGGACCTGCTCTGGCTCAACACCCACCTGGACAACGTGTCGGACGAGTCCCGGCGCCGCGGCGCCGAGATGATGCTGCAGGTCGTCGCCGAGCACCCCGGCCTGCCGGTCGTCGTCACCGGCGACGTCAACTCGGCCGCAGGGGACTCCGTCGCCTGGACCACGCTGGTCACCGAGGGCGGGCTCACCGACGCGTGGTCGGCCGCGCAGCGGCGCCTCACCCCGGCCTACGGCACCTTCACGGACTACCGCGCCCCGCGGGTCGGAGGCGAGCGCATCGACTGGATCCTGGTCGACGGCGCGACGGTCCTCGCGGCTGCCGTCAACACCTGGACCCGCACGGGGCAGGCACCCAGCGACCACGCACCCGTCCAGGCCCTGATCCGCGTGCCGTGA
- a CDS encoding ABC transporter permease, whose translation MSATRSTVPTSPSAHPATTAPTAPRASLSHRLLANSELLLVVLILAILAAVVVKVPDFLNVETLFNILRASMVNVVFALGVLLVLVAGGIDVSFLAIGIVAAYVACRVTPQTGSLGMAVVPFAVAIGIGVVLGLVNAAVVIGARVITLIATLATSAIFTGALFALGGGDIINTLPEPLQQLATTNLITAKGAVRGTTRLNVLVLLVLLVALLVWAFLRWTVAGRSVLALGGGEEAAARAAVPVRRIRVLVFCLAGALAGLAGIMHVTLAERADPTTFIGQELNVIAAVVLGGAAITGGKGTVRGTVLGVVLISLIQTSLVPLGVPSIWQQAVVGLLLLLGVTLQALSARTRPARPILDHGPVATAEPTTEGAH comes from the coding sequence ATGAGCGCCACCAGGTCCACCGTGCCGACCAGCCCCTCGGCCCACCCCGCCACCACCGCCCCGACAGCCCCGCGCGCGAGCCTGTCGCACCGGCTGCTCGCCAACTCCGAGCTGCTCCTCGTCGTCCTGATCCTCGCGATCCTGGCCGCCGTCGTCGTCAAGGTCCCCGACTTCCTCAACGTCGAGACCCTCTTCAACATCCTGCGCGCGTCGATGGTCAACGTCGTCTTCGCCCTCGGCGTCCTGCTCGTCCTGGTGGCGGGCGGCATCGACGTCTCCTTCCTCGCCATCGGCATCGTCGCGGCGTACGTCGCCTGCCGGGTGACCCCGCAGACGGGGTCGCTGGGGATGGCTGTCGTCCCCTTCGCCGTCGCCATCGGCATCGGCGTCGTCCTCGGGCTGGTCAACGCCGCCGTGGTCATCGGCGCCCGTGTCATCACCCTGATCGCCACGCTGGCGACCTCGGCGATCTTCACCGGGGCGCTGTTCGCCCTCGGCGGCGGCGACATCATCAACACCCTCCCCGAGCCGCTCCAGCAGCTGGCGACCACCAACCTGATCACCGCCAAGGGCGCCGTGCGCGGGACCACCCGGCTCAACGTGCTCGTCCTGCTGGTGCTGCTGGTGGCGCTGCTCGTGTGGGCCTTCCTGCGCTGGACCGTCGCCGGACGCAGCGTCCTGGCCCTCGGCGGCGGCGAGGAGGCCGCGGCCCGCGCAGCCGTGCCCGTCCGGCGGATCAGGGTGCTCGTCTTCTGCCTGGCCGGTGCGCTCGCCGGCCTGGCCGGGATCATGCACGTCACCCTCGCCGAGCGGGCCGACCCGACGACCTTCATCGGCCAGGAGCTCAACGTCATCGCCGCCGTCGTCCTCGGCGGGGCTGCGATCACCGGAGGCAAGGGCACCGTCCGCGGGACCGTCCTCGGCGTCGTGCTGATCTCGCTGATCCAGACCTCGCTGGTGCCCCTCGGCGTCCCCAGCATCTGGCAGCAGGCCGTCGTCGGGCTGCTCCTGCTCCTCGGCGTCACGCTGCAGGCCCTGTCGGCCCGCACCCGTCCCGCCCGCCCGATCCTCGACCACGGTCCCGTCGCGACCGCCGAGCCCACCACGGAAGGCGCCCACTGA
- a CDS encoding sugar ABC transporter ATP-binding protein — MPSTTHHPTADVPDVVPLVSARDVTKSFGGVHALRGASIDFYPGEVHCLAGENGCGKSTLMKVISGAHAPTSGQVVVEGRTYDHLTPRTAYGLGLEVIYQDFSLLPNLSAAENIALPGHLVTGRRLIRRKEVMATAEAAVARLGIDLDLRTPVGELTVAERQLTAVARALAHSARFIAMDEPTTALTWREVDALFDAVRTLRADGVALAFISHKMQEVFAISDRVSVMRNGQVVSTGRPDELTHASLAERMTGRRSTESERTTPIEVTGPPALEVRGLTHEPLFADISFTVRQGEIVGLSGLLGSGRTEIAEAVAGINPAPTGEVLVHGSPVPVRSMPDAVRAGIGYVPEDRLTQGLFLDQPIADNLVAAHLDRGSRRGLLKRGALRQMVDDSVRDLRIKVGSVDDPVRSLSGGNAQRVLLAKWLLGEPKVLILNGPTVGVDVGSKFDILSVLRVQSLKGLGVVVISDDVPELVSTCHRVLVVRSGRIVGELAGDALSEPAIVKAISA, encoded by the coding sequence ATGCCCTCCACCACGCACCACCCCACGGCGGACGTCCCGGACGTCGTGCCCCTCGTGTCCGCCCGCGACGTCACCAAGTCCTTCGGCGGGGTCCACGCCCTGCGCGGGGCGTCGATCGACTTCTACCCGGGCGAGGTCCACTGCCTCGCCGGGGAGAACGGCTGCGGCAAGTCCACGCTGATGAAGGTCATCAGCGGCGCCCACGCCCCGACGTCGGGGCAGGTCGTGGTGGAGGGTCGGACCTACGACCACCTCACCCCGCGCACGGCATACGGCCTGGGCCTGGAGGTGATCTATCAGGACTTCTCCCTGCTCCCCAACCTCTCGGCCGCCGAGAACATCGCCCTGCCAGGACATCTCGTCACGGGCCGCCGCCTGATCCGCCGCAAGGAGGTGATGGCGACGGCGGAGGCCGCCGTCGCCCGCCTCGGGATCGACCTGGACCTGCGCACCCCCGTCGGCGAGCTCACGGTCGCCGAGCGCCAGCTCACCGCCGTGGCCCGGGCCCTGGCCCACAGCGCCCGGTTCATCGCCATGGACGAGCCGACGACCGCGCTCACCTGGCGCGAGGTCGACGCGCTCTTCGACGCGGTGCGGACCCTGCGCGCCGACGGCGTGGCCCTGGCGTTCATCAGCCACAAGATGCAGGAGGTCTTCGCGATCTCCGACCGGGTGAGCGTGATGCGCAACGGCCAGGTCGTGTCCACCGGGCGCCCGGACGAGCTCACCCACGCCTCCCTCGCGGAGCGGATGACCGGCCGCCGCTCCACCGAGAGCGAGCGCACCACCCCGATCGAGGTCACCGGGCCCCCGGCCCTGGAGGTGCGCGGGCTCACCCACGAGCCGTTGTTCGCCGACATCTCCTTCACCGTGCGCCAGGGGGAGATCGTCGGGTTGTCCGGCCTGCTCGGCTCCGGCCGCACCGAGATCGCCGAGGCCGTCGCCGGGATCAACCCCGCCCCCACCGGGGAGGTGCTCGTGCACGGCTCCCCGGTGCCGGTGCGCTCGATGCCCGACGCCGTGCGTGCCGGCATCGGCTACGTCCCCGAGGACCGGCTCACCCAGGGACTCTTCCTGGACCAGCCGATCGCCGACAACCTCGTCGCCGCGCACCTGGACCGGGGCTCCCGCCGCGGCCTGCTCAAGCGGGGCGCCCTGCGCCAGATGGTGGACGACTCGGTGCGCGACCTGCGGATCAAGGTCGGGTCGGTCGACGACCCGGTCCGCAGCCTGTCCGGCGGCAACGCCCAGCGGGTCCTGCTCGCCAAGTGGCTGCTCGGCGAGCCCAAGGTCCTCATCCTCAACGGGCCCACCGTCGGTGTCGACGTCGGCTCGAAGTTCGACATCCTGTCCGTCCTGCGGGTGCAGTCGCTCAAGGGCCTCGGCGTGGTCGTCATCTCCGACGACGTCCCCGAGCTCGTCTCGACCTGCCACCGCGTCCTCGTGGTCCGCAGCGGGCGCATCGTCGGCGAGCTCGCCGGCGATGCGCTCAGCGAGCCCGCCATCGTGAAGGCCATCTCCGCATGA
- a CDS encoding amidase domain-containing protein gives MRRRLSFALAGGLVACAVPVLAPTSQAASALDGELLSRTLAASVVTRYQEERVAGAVGLQRVGLPLSKDRFAPTLLKSLAAEKAKIAETHRRAGSPRAYDRGMVLVTVDKVNRTGDTATVTTKDSTRLHLRGAGIGLEDYATDVAPRSYTFRLVGGRWQVQGVKDLQELTPQQRRDAGAAAADILTPLPSVKGKGAFAGVTDSPEVTAKLKARPAANTLTAPYNRDKASAYAWRHVFFHNDQKYPTWGGADCTNFVSQVLAAGGWTNVGKGAMKPGDRRAWYYAAGAYPNTRNAATSISWINAQKLADFFRANPQRVVEYRNPANARVGDIVQFQWGGQKRISHSAVVTGVMPWGLHLTYHTTDKLNESLNLIMLRDPGAKAYFFSPR, from the coding sequence GTGCGTCGTCGTCTTTCGTTCGCTCTCGCCGGTGGGCTCGTCGCCTGCGCGGTGCCTGTCCTTGCGCCCACGTCCCAGGCCGCGTCAGCCCTGGACGGTGAGCTCCTGAGCCGGACCCTGGCCGCCTCGGTCGTCACGCGTTACCAGGAGGAGCGCGTCGCCGGTGCCGTCGGGCTCCAGCGCGTCGGGCTCCCGCTGTCCAAGGACCGTTTCGCCCCCACGCTGCTCAAGAGCCTGGCCGCCGAGAAGGCCAAGATCGCCGAGACGCACCGCCGGGCCGGTTCCCCCCGTGCCTACGACCGGGGCATGGTCCTCGTCACGGTGGACAAGGTGAACCGCACCGGTGACACGGCCACGGTGACCACCAAGGACTCCACCCGGCTGCACCTGCGGGGCGCCGGCATCGGGCTGGAGGACTACGCCACCGACGTGGCTCCGCGGTCCTACACCTTCCGTCTGGTCGGCGGCCGGTGGCAGGTGCAGGGCGTCAAGGACCTGCAGGAGCTCACCCCCCAGCAGCGTCGTGACGCCGGTGCCGCGGCTGCCGACATCCTCACCCCGCTGCCGAGCGTCAAGGGCAAGGGCGCCTTCGCCGGGGTGACCGACTCGCCGGAGGTGACCGCCAAGCTCAAGGCGCGGCCTGCGGCCAACACCCTCACCGCCCCCTACAACCGCGACAAGGCGTCGGCGTACGCCTGGCGGCACGTGTTCTTCCACAACGACCAGAAGTACCCGACGTGGGGCGGCGCCGACTGCACCAACTTCGTCTCTCAGGTGCTCGCCGCCGGTGGGTGGACCAACGTCGGCAAGGGTGCGATGAAGCCCGGCGACCGACGCGCCTGGTACTACGCGGCGGGCGCCTACCCCAACACGCGCAACGCTGCCACCAGCATCAGCTGGATCAACGCCCAGAAGCTCGCCGACTTCTTCCGGGCCAACCCTCAGCGGGTCGTGGAGTACCGCAACCCCGCCAACGCCCGGGTGGGCGACATCGTGCAGTTCCAGTGGGGCGGGCAGAAGCGCATCAGCCACAGCGCCGTCGTCACCGGCGTGATGCCCTGGGGGCTGCACCTGACCTACCACACCACGGACAAGCTCAACGAGTCGCTCAACCTGATCATGCTGCGCGACCCGGGCGCCAAGGCCTACTTCTTCTCGCCGCGCTGA
- a CDS encoding DeoR/GlpR family DNA-binding transcription regulator: MGLTSRQQLILSTLGGGTYVEVKDLASQLDVDVSTIRRDLQTLTRQGLVERLHGGVRLHRVSVPRAVRAQEYLAIAGATRRMLRGGERILIGGGPITDQLVPLLYDVPSLTVVTNDLRAADQLAQHPTITVLAAGGELRDAPGRATTSGPVTAAYLAEQQADWSFVEVEGIHPFGGFTTSTPWSVATARAMLAAGQRRCVLALSAAFGVRCVGFISEVAGADLIITDEQLDDYDLPAFGGKVVRAALDPDHGWRGRR, from the coding sequence ATGGGGCTCACCAGCCGCCAGCAGCTCATCCTGTCCACCCTCGGCGGAGGAACCTACGTCGAGGTCAAGGACCTGGCCTCCCAGCTCGACGTGGACGTCTCCACCATCCGCCGGGACCTGCAGACCCTCACCCGGCAGGGCCTGGTCGAGCGCCTGCACGGCGGGGTGCGTCTGCACCGGGTCTCGGTGCCCCGCGCGGTCCGCGCCCAGGAGTACCTCGCGATCGCCGGGGCGACCCGGCGGATGCTGCGGGGCGGCGAGCGCATCCTGATCGGCGGCGGACCGATCACCGACCAGCTGGTGCCGCTGCTGTACGACGTCCCCTCGCTCACCGTCGTCACCAACGACCTGCGGGCGGCCGACCAGCTCGCCCAGCACCCCACGATCACGGTCCTCGCGGCCGGCGGCGAGCTGCGCGACGCCCCCGGGCGAGCCACCACCTCCGGGCCGGTCACCGCAGCGTATCTCGCCGAGCAGCAGGCGGACTGGTCCTTCGTCGAGGTGGAGGGCATCCACCCCTTCGGCGGGTTCACCACCTCCACGCCGTGGTCGGTCGCCACCGCCCGAGCCATGCTCGCGGCCGGGCAGCGGCGCTGCGTGCTCGCCCTCTCCGCCGCCTTCGGCGTGCGCTGCGTCGGCTTCATCAGCGAGGTCGCCGGAGCCGACCTGATCATCACCGACGAGCAGCTGGACGACTACGACCTTCCGGCCTTCGGCGGCAAGGTGGTGCGCGCCGCCCTCGACCCCGACCACGGCTGGCGCGGCCGACGCTGA
- a CDS encoding ABC transporter permease, producing the protein MATLTSPRDLLRAMGTRASFTRLVLVTLAIFVTFSLVNPGVFLSGANFQYIFLSAPELTLLSLAMSLAMLTAGIDLSVVGISNVSAIVAAQLMLGGRPVGVAVLAALAVGALCGLVNAALVAGLGVPPILATLGTQQLFSGMALVLSGGTVLMGLPRSFTDVALTTVAGIPLIFEIMLLMAVLVAVVVGRTTLGLRMRLVGANPRAADYSGIRRGRVLTLTYLLSGTLAGVAGLIISSRASGANSQYGTSYVLLAIVVAVLAGVNPDGGYMTVAGVVISVLALQMLATGLLSVQDSPHVVTIAQGVLLIVMVLWNTWGAGLGRWWRSRAGRREEVAA; encoded by the coding sequence ATGGCGACCCTGACGTCCCCCCGAGACCTGCTGCGCGCCATGGGGACCCGCGCCAGCTTCACCCGACTCGTCCTGGTCACCCTGGCGATCTTCGTGACCTTCAGCCTGGTCAACCCCGGGGTCTTCCTCTCGGGCGCCAACTTCCAGTACATCTTCCTGTCCGCCCCCGAGCTGACCCTGCTGAGCCTGGCCATGTCCCTGGCCATGCTCACCGCGGGCATCGACCTGTCCGTCGTCGGCATCTCCAACGTCTCGGCGATCGTCGCCGCGCAGCTGATGCTCGGCGGCCGGCCCGTCGGCGTCGCGGTCCTCGCGGCGCTCGCCGTCGGGGCGCTGTGCGGGCTGGTCAACGCCGCGCTGGTGGCGGGTCTGGGGGTGCCCCCGATCCTCGCCACGCTCGGCACCCAGCAGCTCTTCAGCGGTATGGCGCTGGTCCTGTCCGGCGGCACCGTGCTCATGGGCCTGCCGCGGTCCTTCACGGACGTGGCGCTGACGACGGTCGCGGGGATCCCGCTGATCTTCGAGATCATGCTGCTGATGGCGGTGCTCGTGGCCGTCGTCGTCGGCCGGACCACGCTGGGGCTGCGGATGCGCCTGGTGGGAGCCAACCCGCGGGCGGCGGACTACAGCGGGATCCGTCGGGGCCGGGTCCTCACGCTGACCTACCTGCTGTCCGGCACCCTCGCGGGCGTGGCCGGTCTGATCATCAGCTCGCGCGCCAGCGGCGCCAACTCGCAGTACGGCACGTCGTACGTCCTGCTCGCGATCGTGGTGGCGGTGCTCGCCGGGGTCAACCCCGACGGCGGCTACATGACCGTCGCCGGCGTCGTCATCTCGGTGCTCGCGCTGCAGATGCTCGCCACCGGCCTGCTCTCGGTGCAGGACAGCCCGCACGTCGTGACCATCGCCCAGGGTGTGCTGCTGATCGTCATGGTGCTGTGGAACACCTGGGGCGCGGGCCTCGGGCGCTGGTGGCGCTCGCGCGCCGGGCGCCGCGAGGAGGTGGCGGCATGA